From a single Candoia aspera isolate rCanAsp1 chromosome 2, rCanAsp1.hap2, whole genome shotgun sequence genomic region:
- the BEST2 gene encoding bestrophin-2, whose protein sequence is MTVTYTARVANARFGGFYKLLSLWRGSIYKLLYKEFLVFSVSYLGLSLMYRYVLKEDQKRVFEKVVIYCNNYANLIPISFVLGFYVTLVVNRWWSQYTSMPMPDRLMCAISGNVHGSDEKGRLYRRTLMRYCSLSAVLILRSVSIAVFKRFPTMDHVVEAGFMTREERKKFEHLNSSYNRYWVPCIWFTNLAAQARKEGRIRDNCALKLLMEELNQFRGNCSMLYHYDWISVPLVYTQVVTIAVYSFFLSCLIGRQFLDPAQGYEGYDLDLWVPVFTLLQFFFYFGWLKVAEQLINPFGEDDDDFETNLLIDRNFQVSMMAVDEMYGDLPLLEKDRYWDASNPRAPYTAATVFLLQQPSFQGSTFDVTLAKEDMQFQPLEEIAKGLEQNCHVPAHLLNRLLSTAPTPGGFGRRLSLLKRKNSCVSEPSTTYSCLCQDTQATDCTCASPTRQQVRSNSIPFIPEGEGGLGHNTPGPGREAYSVLPEAHAVELGELSQSALDQGSVAAAPHDPEPLVDTSVHTTGNVLSWPLLEHDSSNTSFFHNPKEVPGKGGLLPVSYPPWLQSPIEEENVA, encoded by the exons ATGACTGTTACATATACAGCTCGGGTGGCCAATGCCCGCTTTGGTGGCTTCTACAAGCTGCTGAGCCTATGGCGTGGAAGCATCTACAAATTGCTGTACAAGGAGTTCCTGGTCTTCTCAGTTTCCTACTTGGGACTAAGCCTTATGTATCG gtATGTCTTAAAAGAAGATCAGAAACGAGTCTTTGAAAAGGTGGTCATATATTGCAACAACTATGCCAATCTCATCCCTATCTCCTTTGTTCTGG GCTTCTATGTAACACTGGTAGTAAACCGCTGGTGGAGCCAATACACCAGCATGCCAATGCCAGATCGCCTGATGTGTGCCATCTCTGGAAATGTGCATGGTTCTGATGAGAAGGGGCGGCTTTATCGACGGACACTCATGCGCTACTGCAGCCTGTCAGCAGTCTTGATCTTGCGCTCAGTTAGCATTGCTGTGTTCAAGCGCTTCCCCACCATGGACCATGTAGTGGAGGCAG GATTCATGACTCGTGAGGAACGCAAGAAATTTGAACACCTCAACTCCTCCTACAATCGATACTGGGTCCCCTGCATTTGGTTTACCAACTTAGCTGCACAGGCACGTAAAGAAGGCCGCATCCGTGACAATTGTGCCCTCAAATTGCTCATGGAG GAACTGAATCAATTTCGTGGCAACTGCAGCATGCTTTACCACTATGACTGGATCAGCGTACCATTAGTCTACACTCAG GTGGTTACCATTGCTGTATACAGCTTCTTCCTTTCTTGTCTAATTGGGCGGCAGTTCCTCGATCCAGCCCAAGGTTATGAAGGATACGACCTAGACCTGTGGGTCCCTGTTTTCACCCTGCTTCAGTTCTTCTTCTACTTCGGATGGCTCAAG GTGGCTGAGCAACTCATCAACCCTTTTGGGGAGGATGATGATGACTTTGAAACCAATTTATTGATCGACAGGAACTTCCAG GTCTCCATGATGGCTGTGGATGAGATGTATGGGGACCTGCCTCTCCTGGAGAAGGATAGGTATTGGGATGCCTCAAACCCACGCGCCCCATACACGGCAGCCACAGTTTTTCTGTTGCAACAGCCGTCATTCCAAGGCTCCACTTTTGATGTGac ACTGGCCAAAGAAGATATGCAGTTCCAGCCTCTGGAGGAGATTGCCAAGGGCCTTGAACAGAACTGCCACGTGCCTGCTCACCTCTTGAACCGACTGCTCTCTACGGCTCCTACCCCAGGAGGTTTTGGACGTCGACTCTCTCTGCTCAAGCGCAAGAACAGCTGTGTTTCAGAGCCATCAACCACCTACAGCTGCCTTTGCCAGGACACGCAGGCCACTGACTGCACGTGTGCCTCCCCCACCAGGCAGCAGGTGCGCAGTAACAGCATTCCCTTCATCCCAGAAGGGGAAGGCGGCCTTGGCCACAATACCCCTGGCCCAGGAAGGGAAGCATACAGCGTTCTCCCTGAGGCTCATGCTGTTGAGCTGGGTGAGCTGTCTCAGAGCGCACTGGACCAGGGGAGTGTTGCAGCTGCCCCCCATGACCCAGAGCCCCTTGTGGATACATCAGTTCACACAACTGGTAATGTCTTGTCCTGGCCTCTCCTAGAACATGACTCTTCAAATACTTCCTTCTTTCACAACCCAAAGGAGGTGCCTGGCAAGGGGGGTCTTCTACCAGTCAGCTATCCCCCCTGGCTGCAGAGCCCCATTGAGGAGGAAAATGTGGCATGA